DNA from Conexivisphaera calida:
GGAGGCATGGTTGTTCCGGGGGGGTTCGGAAAGCGCGGCAGCGAGGGAATGATCGCCGCCATAGATTACGCAAGAACCAAGTCAATACCCTTCCTGGGGATCTGCTTCGGATTCCAGCTGGCATCTGTTTCATTCGCGAGGCATGTCGTGGGCCTTGATGGAGCCAACTCGACGGAGCTGGATCCGGAGACACCGCATCCAGTGGTGTACTTGCTCCCCGAGCAGCGCAGCATGGACAGATTGGGAGGGACGATGAGGCTCGGGGAACATGAAATAGATCTGTTGCCGGGCACGATGGCGCATCGCATCTACGGCTCTGATAAAATAGCGAGGAGGCATCGGCATAGATACGAGGTTAACTCCGCTTATATACCTAAGCTCGAGTCCGCAGGGCTCGTGTTCTCCGCATTCAGCGACTCGGGTCAGCGGGCGGAGGTGCTGGAACTTCCGGGTCATCCATTCTTCATGGCTACGCAATATCACCTTGAATTCTCGAGTAGGCCTTGGGAGCCGGAGCCCCTATTTCGCGCTTTCATCTCCGCCGCGCTTGAGAGGGCCCGTTTGGTGCCTTCTAAAGCGCTCATGGTCGCCTGATAGACGGCCAAGGCCTCGCCTATGCACGCGCCGCCCTAAGGGATACCACCTCGCACAACCATCGAAATCCGGGCTACACGGAACTCCTCGGCGCGTCGATCTATCAGGTAGCCTGCCTGAAGGGCAGGCTCGCCTTCGCGGGAGGCTGTTCTAGTATCAGGGTTTAGGATAAATTCAACGAACCTCCTACTACGCACCATAGCATGTCCACGTTGAGGGAGGTCGCTGAGCTTTCCAGGGTCCTATCAGATGATGACTACCACATTCTCAGCTCACTTGCTAGGTTTCTGGGGCGTCGGAGATACGTGCAAGTGGACGCCATATCCAAGGTCACGGGGCGCTCGGAAGACGCGATCTCGCGCTCTCTAAGGAGAATGCACTCCATGGGGCTGATAACGAGGAGCTCCGCAGGATACTCCCTCGTATACGCTGGCCTAGATGCGCTCGCGCTGCACAGCCTGCAACGTGCTGGGCATCTAGATGCGCTCGGGGTTCCCATAGCGGTCGGAAAGGAATCGGACGTCTACGCGGGAATTGTGGGGGCGCGCGAGGTGGTCGTCAAGGCCTACAGAATAGGAAGGGTCAGTTTCAGGCGGCTCAAGCGCCTGAGAATTTATGGCCCACGTACGCACGAGTGGTTGCTCGCCAGCATGCGGTCTGCAGCGACGGAGTTCCGCAATCTCCGTCGCCTATCTGCCGTTGAGCTTCCGGTGCCCAAGCCCCTCTCCCTGAGATACCACCTACTGGTAATGGACAGGATAGACGGGATAGTCCTGAGATATGTAGATGAGGCAGGCGATCCTCATATGCTGATTCGGGAAATACTCGAGGCAATCAGGAGATGTTACGTGGAGGCTAGGCTTGTGCACGCCGATCTCAACGAGTTTAATATAATGGTGAGCCGCCAAGGTATTTTCATATTGGACTGGCCGCAGGCAGTGGACGCCGGGAATCCGGCCGCGGCCACCTACATGGAGCGCGATCTGGACAACATAATTCGTTTCTTCAGGAAGCGCTTCAACGTGGCGCTCGACCGGGGTTCCGCGCTAGATTACGTGACCGGGCAGGCAGAGCGTAGCTCTCCAGCTTAGAGAAGCGATTCGTCGCCTAGCACCACATAGAGAACGTTGTTCCCCCTTATGACAACTCTGCCCAACTTCTCCGATACATGCCCATCCTCCCTGTGCTCGAATGCATTATCGAGGAACATGTTCATGTAGGAGTCCACGTTGATGAGCGTCCCCCGATATTCCAGCATGTTCTTCAATCTCACTCTGACTTCCTTGTTCATGGCCCTTTGCAGTGCCATGAGCGGTCTCTTCCCCATGGAGGAGTTGACTTGGCTCAAAAGCGCCCTGCTAGCGGTGCATCCTTTATTTATAGTTGACTACTAGGTCAGTACCCACGAAAGTACCCCATAGATGATATTAGATATAGTATTATCCATCAGCTGAGGCGTCCCCGGAGGCCTCAGCTATCACCATGGATCCAGGGTGATGGATGCGTGATGGATGTCCCGCCGGGTTCTCCCCCTCAGCCCACCCATTCGTCGGCGCGTTCGCGCATGGGCTCCGCTGGCGAAGCGCCTACCGGCGCCAGTGCAGGGGTATGCGTTATCCTGCGCCCATCATGTACCCCACCTCCATCCACGGCACTTTCACTGCCTCCTCCGCGATGTAATCCCTGTACCTGTAGGTAGTCGCCCTCCCGGTACCCATCAGGGCCATCATCGCCCATGAGTTGTACAGGATTACGGAGAGCAGGAAGTAGACTATCCTGATCGTGTGGCTCCTGCTGCACGTCTTTGCCTCGAACCCGTCCTGCACCCTGTAGGAGGTCTCTATGCCCCACCTCGCCCTGTACTCCTCCGGAATCCTCCTGACCATGTCCTCGGGGTCCTCGAACGGCACGTTCGTCGCGAACGCAATGTACCTCTTCGACGGAGGATCATCGTCTTTGGCATCCCTCCTCCTAGCTATCACCAGATAGAAATCCACGCCCTTCCCATCCTCCTCATCACTTCCCATCCTGTACTCGACCACGGGAGGCAATTCGCCCCTCGCGTACGCCTCTATGATCCCCTTCACGCGGCTGTTGGCCACGGCCGGCACTATGAACCGCATCCCCATGCGCTGCAGCATGGAGAGGACCTCGACGGCGAAGAACCCCCTGTCCATGAGTAGGAGCGAGGGCCTCGCGCGCAGGAGGGAGCCCGCCTCCTCCAGCAGCCTCCCCACGACCTCCTCCTTCGAGCTGAAGGGCGTGACCGGGAGCGCGTGGAGCGTGAGCTTGGCCCTCTCGTCCATGCCCACCGTGCTCACGGTCGCATATGTGTGGAAGTAGGTGGTGCCGTCCTTCATCTTCCCCCTCATCACCATGGAGTCGCGCCTCCCGTAGTACGGCTCCTCCGTGTAGTCTATCGCCACCATGGGCGGCACTCCCCTCCCTCTGGGCGCGTGCCCCAGGAGCTCCGCGTTCGCATCGTTCATCGCCTCGAGGGCCTCCATCGGGTCCACCCTCTCCAGCCTGTAGAACAGGGTGTCTGGGGAGGGCACGCGATGGCCGTTGTCCGCCAGCGCCCCCAGCCCGGACTCCGCGTACGCTCCCCTGGCGGAGAGGTGGATCAGGCAGCGCAGCAGCGCCTCAGACGAGTACTTCGCGTTCCTCGCGGTCCTCCCGTCGACGAGCGCTCCCAGGTGGGCCATGAGCGCGCCGAGCGCCAAGTTAAAGAGGGTCCTCATCGCAGCCCTGTTGGGGCCCTTCTGGCTGTGTGTTCTTGTTATGGGCATAGCAAAGATGCACGGTCGGAGGGGCCCTAGATACGCGTAGCGGATGGGAGATCCATCGCTTGTGATAGTGCTATACCATATTCAAGGTCATCTATAGTGCACTTTCGGAAGTACTGTAGGTTTTGGCGTTTATAGAGGGCTTCTGGACGAGGTTAGGAGAAAAGAGATGGAGAAGAGGGCAAGGGGAAAGAGTGAAGATGGTGGAGCACAGGTACAGGTGGATCCTCGTCCGAAGCCGGGGGTCCCGTGGCGCACCCATACCCGTAATTGTTGAAATCTCCTATAACATCTTAAAAGCCATACAGTCATATTCGCTCTTGAGAAAGTACGCGCATACGCTCTCAGATGCGTATGTGCATGTGTGGATGACAACGCAAGGAATTAGAGCTGGGCGACCATGTGTACATCCGCCCAACCTGCGGCTAGACGGCGGATCGCGACTACGACGGGGCGCTCAACGCACTCGCGTACAGGCGGGGCCGCCCGTCGTGTCGGTGGAGCTCCGCCTCCTACTACCCGCGAGGTGGGGCAATGAGCGAGAAGCTTCGAGGCTTAAGCCTCTGGAGTAGCTCGCTTAATAGTTAGTTCGTGTGGCGGGCCGAAGAATAGGAGTTTGCTGGTATTCTGCGCCGGATGGTCTCTCTCAGCTAGGAGATGATGTGCCCGCGGCCTAAAGTTGATGGAGGTCGCTTCTCTAGCGGTCTAAGCTAACCTGTAGATATAATCTTAGGTTCTGGCTCTCGGTCTCCTATGCCCTAGACATTTCCTACAAATAATC
Protein-coding regions in this window:
- a CDS encoding RIO1 family regulatory kinase/ATPase; amino-acid sequence: MSTLREVAELSRVLSDDDYHILSSLARFLGRRRYVQVDAISKVTGRSEDAISRSLRRMHSMGLITRSSAGYSLVYAGLDALALHSLQRAGHLDALGVPIAVGKESDVYAGIVGAREVVVKAYRIGRVSFRRLKRLRIYGPRTHEWLLASMRSAATEFRNLRRLSAVELPVPKPLSLRYHLLVMDRIDGIVLRYVDEAGDPHMLIREILEAIRRCYVEARLVHADLNEFNIMVSRQGIFILDWPQAVDAGNPAAATYMERDLDNIIRFFRKRFNVALDRGSALDYVTGQAERSSPA
- a CDS encoding transposase; the protein is MRTLFNLALGALMAHLGALVDGRTARNAKYSSEALLRCLIHLSARGAYAESGLGALADNGHRVPSPDTLFYRLERVDPMEALEAMNDANAELLGHAPRGRGVPPMVAIDYTEEPYYGRRDSMVMRGKMKDGTTYFHTYATVSTVGMDERAKLTLHALPVTPFSSKEEVVGRLLEEAGSLLRARPSLLLMDRGFFAVEVLSMLQRMGMRFIVPAVANSRVKGIIEAYARGELPPVVEYRMGSDEEDGKGVDFYLVIARRRDAKDDDPPSKRYIAFATNVPFEDPEDMVRRIPEEYRARWGIETSYRVQDGFEAKTCSRSHTIRIVYFLLSVILYNSWAMMALMGTGRATTYRYRDYIAEEAVKVPWMEVGYMMGAG
- a CDS encoding LSM domain-containing protein — protein: MSQVNSSMGKRPLMALQRAMNKEVRVRLKNMLEYRGTLINVDSYMNMFLDNAFEHREDGHVSEKLGRVVIRGNNVLYVVLGDESLL